The Aerococcus christensenii genome segment GATGGCAGAAGGAGCCATGAAGAAAATTATCGATTTGTTAGAGAAAAATGAGCATCGCCACTTCCACTTGATTAATTCCAAAACTTACCCTGTTTCTGGTGGGGAGATTAACCCAGCTAATATTGAAGCAGAATTTGAATCTTATACGCAAATTGGGGTAAATCGAGGGTTAGATAAGGAGGAAGCCTATTACTTAGCTTCTTATTATGGATCCAATGTGACTCAGCTTTATGCATTAGCTGGGAAGGTAGAAGCTATTGAAGGCATGACGCTTGCAGAGAGTTTGATGCTCTATTATGCGCTTGAACAAGAAATGGTGCTCACACCTGTGGACTACTTCTTACGTCGGACCAACTATATGCTCTTTAAGCGAGAAAAATTAGAGGACTTGAAAGCTCCTGTCTTGAAGACGATGGCTACTTATTTCCAATGGACCCCAGAAGAAGAAGAAGCTCAAAGAGAGGCACTCGAAAAAACATTACGAGAGAATGACTTGTCTGATTTGAAGGCAAAAAGTTAAGGAGGAATAAAATGGAACAAGCAGTACTAGGGGAATTTTTAGGGACGGCACTTTTGATTTTATTAGGAAATGGGGTAGTGGCTAATGTTAGCTTAAAAGATAGCAAAGGAAAGGATGCTGGCTGGTTAGCAATCAATATAGGTTGGGGATTAGCGGTGATGGTAGCAGCTTTTGCTTCTGGCTATCTCAGTGGAGCCCATCTGAATCCGGCAGTGACTTTGGCTTTTGCTATTCAAGGATCTCTAAAGTGGAATCTCGTTCTCCCTTATATATTGGCACAAATGGCAGGTGCGATAGTGGGGCAAGTTTTGGTTTACTTCCATTACTATGAACATTATCAAGTGACGGAAGATGGGGAAACCATTCTAGGTACCTTTAGCACAGGCCCAGCTATTCCTTCTGACTGGAATAATCTTTTGAGTGAAGCTATCGGAACGTTTGTCTTAGTCTTTGGTATTCTTTCCTTTACCAAAACAACCATGGCGCCAGGGTTAGGGACCGCTGTGGTAGGAGCCTTGATTATCAGCATTGGGGTCTCATTAGGTGGACCGACAGGGTATGCGATTAATCCAGCGCGAGATTTAGGGCCACGTCTCGTTCATGCCTTCCTTCCAATGGACCATAAAGGAAGTTCACATTGGGAATATGCTTGGATTCCTGTGGTAGGACCTATGATAGGCGGCGCATTAGCAGCTTATGCCTTTATGATGATTTAAGGTAAGCATAAGAAAAACGAATTTTAAATATTAAATAGTGATCATCCCAAAAAAGCACAAGACATTCTTAATTTAAGGAATGTCTTGTGCTTTTTGTTGTGGTAAGAAGGGGAATTAGTCGTCCTCTTCTATATTCTCAAGATTGGTACGAACCACTAACACATCACAGTTAGCGTTTCGAATGACGTATTCAGAAACGGACCCGATAAATAAGCGTTCAACAGCGTTTAAGCCAGTCGCTCCAATCATAATCAAATCAATATTATTTTCCTTAGAAAGTTTGAAGGCAATTTGAATTTTTGGAGAGCCATAATCGATGATCGTTTTGACTTCTTTGACTCCACGCTTTTCCGCATACTTCTTGTAATCAGCTAAGAGGGATTTGGCTTGATCGACTAATTCATCCGATAGAATGCCTTCGTAGCCTGTACTTGTTTGGATGGAGCGAGTGTCCACGACATGGCAGATAATAAGGGAAGCATCGTTTTGAAGAGCGATAGCAATCGATTTTTTTAAAGCCAGTTCCGCTTCCTTGGAGCCATCGACTGGAGCTAAGATACGTTGATATTTTTTATACATTTTTCACACTCCCTTTCACTCATATTATAGCAGATTAATAGCATAAAAAAAACGCTTACCATCCAAATTTTCATGCTTTTTCTTTTGAAAGAGAGAGTGTAAAAACTGAAAGAGTAAAAATTTAAGAATTCCAAATAAGCAAACAAAAAACCTAGGTTTTCATACCTAGGTTTAAAAAATAGTTTTATTTTTATGCAGGTTTCCAAGTGTACCGTTAAAACTCTATCTGTCTGAACCCACGTGATAGTAGGTGGGTACTGATATAGCCGACTTCAGTAGTCCTTCTATAAAAGGCGTTACTTATGTAGACGTTCACAATTCCCTAGATAGTCATTGTTCGGTCAGCACATAAAAAGAATCACGTGTACTTTAGATCCCTGTCATCACCAGTATATTAACATGATTTAGCGGATTATGCAAGATAATTTCACATTCCCTCAGAGGGACTCGGTTGGATAGAGTGTCCTTGAATAAAGGGGGCTTGTTTTAGGAACGCTGGCGCCTTTTTTGATTTTCCCTATCTAAAGCTTGCTCATAAGCACCGGTGTGGCAAGCTTTATAGTAGTGCCGGTGACGGAGTGTTTCCGGGAGATAGGCTTGCTTAACCCAGTGAGAAGGATAATCATGAGGATAGAGATAGTTGACACCGTGGCCGAGATTTTTTGCCCCTACGTAGTGGGCATCTTTTAAATAATCGGGAATAAGGCCACCTTTTCCGGTACGTACATCACTCAAAGCTTCGTCGATAGCAAGAATAGCGGAGTTAGACTTCGGAGAGAGGGAGAGGTCGATAATTGCGTTCGCCAGAGGAATACGAGCCTCAGGTAATCCTACCTTCAAGGCCGCCTCACAAGCAGTAACCGCTCGTTGACAGGCTTCAGGATTAGCTAAACCTACGTCTTCATAGGCGCAAACGATCAATCTCCGAACCAAGCTCTGTAAATCCCCGGCTTCTATTAAACGAGCGCCATAAAGGAGGGCGGCATCCACATCACTTCCACGGATACTTTTCTGGAAGGCAGAGATCACATCGTAATGAAGGTCGCCGTTGCTATCGTGAGAGAAAGCTTTTTTCTGGAGGCATTCTTCGGCAATTTCTAAGCTAATCCGTATCTTCCTTTGAGCGTCCTTTTCAGTTGAAAGAACAGCCAACTCTAAAGCATTGAGAGAAGCGCGCAAGTCTCCATTGGAAGACTGAGCGAAATGCTGACGCGCCTCTTCATCGAGTTGAATCTCGTAGTCCCCTAGGCCACGCTCCTTATCCGCTAAGGCTTGATCTAATCCTTGCAGAATATCTTCTGGAGAGAGGGGATGTAAGGGGAAAATCTGTGTCCGGCTTCGGATAGCCGGATTAATCGAGAGGTAGGGATTTTCAGTGGTCGCTCCAATGAGGATGAGGGTTCCTTTCTCAAGATGGGGCAAGAGGTAGTCTTGTTTGGTCTTGTCCAAGCGATGGATTTCGTCTAGTAAAAGAACAAGTCCTCCGGAAAATTTTGCTTCATCTACGGCCGCTTGGAGGGCTTTCTTGTTATCGGTCGCTGCATTCAGCTGACGGAAGGCGTGGTGAGTCGAGCCAGCAATAGCGCTAGCGATAGAGGTTTTTCCGATACCTGGTGGGCCATAGAGAATCATTGAGCTGAGTTTTTGGGCGTGGACCATGCGCCAGATGATTTTCCCAGGAGCGACGAGATGAGATTGCCCGATCACTTCATCTAATTGGCGCGGTCGCATGCGGTAGGCGAGTGGAGCGTCTGAATTCATAGTTGACATTCCTTTCTGTGGAAGTTTCCATTATTCTGGAAGTTCCGTTTAAGTATAGCACAAAAGGAGGGGCTGCGATTGATGGTGTTTTTTGAAAAAGAGAAAGCCACTCCCTAAGAAATAATGAAAAAGGAAGCGACAGGGAAGGTGAGAAAGTGATACAATGAAAAGGATAAGAAGGAAAAGGAGGGATGAGATGATTTATCTTGATTATGCGGCAACGACTCCAATGGATCCGCGGGTTATCGAAGCGATGACACAGGCGATGCAGAATGACTTTGGCAATGCTTCGAGTTTGTATTCTCTGGGGAGAAGTGCGCATGCGAAACTTGAAAAAGTTCGTCAAGAAATTGCATCCAGTATTCACGCAGAGGCGAGCGATATTATTTTTACAAGTGGTGCTACGGAAGCCACTAACTCCGCCTTGGTTCAGACCGCTCGACGGCTCAGTGGCAAGGGCAAGCACATCATTACGACCCAGGTAGAACATGCCTCGAGTTATCGGACGGCTCACTTTTTACAGAGTCAGGGCTTTGAAGTGACCTATCTTTCCTTGGATGAGGAGGGGCACATCTCTCTTGACGCCTTAAAAGCGGCCGTTCGCCCAGACACGATCATGGTATCTATTCTTGCGGGGAATAATGAAGTGGGTTCCCTCCAACCTATCGCACAGATCGGCAAGTTCTGCCAAGAGAAGGGGCTCTTCTTCTATACGGATACAGTCCAAACTTACGGGCATATTCCGATCGATGTTGACCAGATGGGGATAGATGGACTGTGTGTCTCTGCCCATAAGTTCTACGGACCAAAAGGAGTGGGTTTCTTGTACTACCGTAAGGCTAAGCGAGACTTTACGCCTTATATCCGAGGTGGGGAGCAGGAGCATGGCTTAAGGGCAGGAACTGAGAGTTTGGTTCAGATCTTAGGCCTTGGTGAAGCGGTACGTCTTCTTCAGGCAGAAGCCGATCAGAATAATAAACATCTGGGGGAGATGCGGGCCTACTTCCTCGAACAAGCAGAGAAAAAAGGGTTGAATTTTCAGGTGAACGGCCCACAGACGGTCGAGTTGCCTCACCTCCTCAATCTCTACTGGCCAGGCCATCCGAGTGACCAGACCTTGATTCGCTTAGACTTAGAAGGAATTTGTATTTCAGCAGGGTCTGCTTGTTCAGCAGGTTCTCTGGAACCAAGTCGGGTGCTTCTATCGATGTACGGCCCAGACAGCCCCCGCCTCAGAGAAAGTTTGCGACTATCCTTTGGTAAGCAAACCACCCGTGAAGAACTTGATAAAACTTTGGATATTTTTGCGCAGTGGGTCTAATGGACGCCCTCTGTCATGAGGCAAAGCCAAACGGTGTGAACACGTCCAACTTCAATATGAAAAACAAATAAGGGAGAGAAAGTATATGGCATTTCAAGCAACAGCACAATTAAAGGGAAGTCCCAGACGTTATCGGGTCCATCCAGAATGTAAGGCATTTACCTTGAGAGATTATGGCTTCTTGGTCACCAAAAAGGGCAATTTTGAATACAATCAATTAGTCAAAGCGGCAATTACCGATCAAAAGGGGGTCTACCTTAAAATGGCGGTGGATCAAGACGTCCATAAGCTCCAAATGACTGTTACCAACCAAATGGGATTGGTTGCTTTAGACGTTTACCATAGCAAAGGCATGGAAGGCATAGCTGCCCAGCTCGATTTTATTTTTAAAGATATGGAAGAAAGACACGTCCTTCAAGAAGTTACAGACTAGGCCTGCCTGACCAAGAAAGTTCAATTGAGAAGGGATAGTCCCCTTTCAACGACCTAATCAAATTAGGACTTGATAAATAAGACGAGGATCGATAAGATTAGAACTTAGGAAATCACAGCAAAACATACGACCTTCAATCGTAAATTTTGTCTAAGAAAGATGGTGGTGTTGTGAATGAAAATAAAAAAACGCGTGTTGTTTTAGGCATGAGTGGTGGCGTAGACTCTTCGGTATCTGCCCTTCTCTTGAAAGAAGCCGGCTATGAGGTGATCGGTCTCTTTATGAAGAACTGGGATGAAACGGATGACCAAGGGGTTTGCACCGCAACGGAAGATTATAAAGACGTCCAAGCGGTGGCAAGTCAGATTGGAATTCCCTATTATTCCGTTAACTTCGAGAAAGAATATTGGAACCGAGTATTTGAATATTTCTTAGAAGAATATCGCAAAGATCGAACGCCCAATCCGGACGTGATGTGCAACAAAGAGATCAAATTTAAGGCCTTTTTGGACTATGCCATGGAGCTAGGGGCAGACTATATTGCCATGGGGCACTATGCGCAAGTTCGGCGCAGAGAAGATGGTCAAGTGGAGCTCTTAAGAGGGGCAGATGCCAACAAGGATCAGACTTACTTCCTCAATCAATTGACCCAGTCTCAGCTTCAACGGGTGATTTTTCCGATTGGACACTTGCAGAAGGCTGAAGTTCGAAAGATTGCAGAAGAACATCATCTAGCAACGGCTCATAAGAAAGATTCGACGGGGGTGTGCTTCATTGGTGAGCGGAACTTTAACCAATTCCTTTCTCATTACTTGCCTGCCCAGCCTGGACAGATGAAGACGCTCGATGGGGAAGTCATGGGACAACACCAAGGCTTGATGTACTACACCATTGGTCAACGAAAGGGCTTAGGAATTGGCGGCACCAAGGGGAGCTTGAATGAACCTTGGTTTGTCATTGGCAAGAACCAAGCAAAAAACGAACTCTATGTGGGCCAAGGCTATCACCATCCTTATCTCTATGCCGACTATCTGTTAGCGAGTGATATTTCTTTCAACCAGGAAGATTTCCCAAGAGAAGACTTCTCCTGTACAGCCAAGTTCCGCTACCGGCAAAAGGATGTTGAAGTGACGGTTCACTTCCTAGAAGAGGATCGCCTCAAGGTAATCTTTAAAGAACCTGTTCGGGCGATTACCCCTGGCCAATCGGTGGTCTTTTACCAAGGAAAGCGCTGCTTAGGGGGCGCTACCATCGATGCGGCTTATAAAGGAGAAGAAAAGCGCCAATATCAATAAGAACAAGTTGGGAGAAGAACCCTGACCCTCATCGGCCGGGGCTTTTTCTTGTGAAGAAGAAAAACAAGAAATGGCTTTGAAGAAAGGGAGGCTAAGGAGAATGCAGGAAGAAGAATACTTTGTAGGAGAAGTAGAGGCGACTTTTTATAGCAATCCTGATAACTATTATCGGGTGGTACGTATCCGAATTGATGAAACCAATACCCTCTATTCAGAGAAGCACATCGTCGTGACGGGAACTTTTATAAGTCTTCAAGAAGGCACGACTTACCAGTTTTATGGACACTTAGTCGACCACGACCGCTATGGCGTTCAGTTCCAGATGACGCGCTACGAACAGAAGCAAGTCACCAGCAAAGAAGGCCTGATTCGCTACTTTTCCAGTGAAGCTTTTCCAGGAATTGGGAAAGTTCTAGCGGAAAGGATCGTAGAGATCTTAGGAATGAACGCTTTGACGGTTATTCTGAATGATCCTGATCAGCTCGACCAAGTCAAGGGGCTCACGAAAACGAAGCGCACTCTTATCAAAGAAAAAATTAAAGAAAATCAAGGCGACCAGCAAGTTTTCTTGAAATTAGCAGAACTGGGCTTATCCAATCAACTAGCAGCCAAGATTTACGCCAAGTATGGGGAAGAATCCGCCGAAGTAGTTGAAGACAATCCTTATCTCTTAGTCAAAGAGCTTCAAGGGTTCGGCTTCCAGAAGGCCGATCAATTAGCCCAGCGCTTAGATTTTGAGAGGGATGATCCCAGACGATTAACGGCAGCTTTAGCTTTTTGTTTGGAAAGCTTGTGTTACGGCAGTGGAGACACCAAGATAGCAAAAAACGTCTTATTAGAAGAAACGGAACAAATATTGAAGAAAGGGACCTTCTCTTCTGACATTGAAGCTCAGAAGTTAGAGGATACGCTCAGTGACCTTGTAGACATTGGGAGCTTGATTCAAGAGGGGGACTTCTTCAGTTTGCCGAGCCTATCCTTTGCGGAAAAAGGGATTGTCAGACGGTTGACTCAATTACAGAATTCGGGTCCTAAGTTAGAAGCAAAAGATTGGAATTTTGACCAAGAGATCCAGAAAAGTGAGGAAAAGTTAGGTATCCATTATGGTCCTGCTCAAAAGGAAGCCCTCAAACTGGCTTTAAGTTCTAAAGTCTTTATCTTAACTGGAGGACCTGGGACAGGAAAAACAACGGTTCTCAAAGGCTTGATTGATTGTTATGCCCGCTTACATGACTTATCTTTGGATCCGGATGCTTACGATTATGGAGAATTCCCTATTCATCTCGCTGCGCCGACGGGACGTGCCGCTAAGCGAATGAGCGAAACGACGAACCTCCCTGCTTCGACCATTCATCGCTTGTTAGGGCTAACAGGAGAAGAAGACGAAAGCCAAGTCAGTGAATCCAGTTATGGGATGAGTATTGAAGGAGACTTATTGATTGTCGATGAAATGTCTATGGTGGATACTTGGCTCTTTTACCAGCTCTTAGATCAAGTTCCCAACACCATGCAGGTTATTCTGGTAGGGGATCAAGATCAGCTGCCTTCTGTTGGACCAGGGCAAGTTTTGGCAGATCTATTAGCTAGTCAGAGAGTCGTTTCCTATGAGCTGGATCAGATCTATCGCCAAGATAGTCGGTCGACGATTTCTCTCTTGGCACATACGATTAAACAAGGAAAAGTCCCTAAAGACCTCACACAGAATCAACCGGACCGGTCTTTCTTCCAGGTCTCTTATTACCAAATGGCGGATTTTGTGGCTCAGGTCGCTCAACGTGCCATTGCTAAAGGCTACCCTAAGAAGTCCGTCCAGGTCTTAGCTCCTATGTATCGGGGACAAGCAGGGATTGACCAGCTCAACACCTCCCTCCAAGAACAATTAAATCCGAACTCGGACGGTCAGAAAAGGGAAGTGAGCTTTTTTGAACAGACTTTCCGTGTCGGAGATAAGGTCCTCCAATTACAAAACCAGCCCGAAAAAAATATTTTCAATGGTGATATCGGAGAAATTACGGGTATCTTCTACGCCAATGAAACGGATAGCGAGACCGATGAGTTAGTGGTGAACTTTGATGACCACGAAGTGACTTATCTACGGACAGATTTTAAGAAGTTAACTTTAGCTTATTGCACATCTATTCACAAGGCACAAGGCTCCGAATTTTCTATTGTGATCTTGCCTTTACTCGGACAATACCGACGGATGCTCCAGCGGAATCTCCTCTATACAGCGATTACACGTGCGAAAAAATCACTGATCCTCTGTGGGGAAGAGAAGGCCTTTGCTTGCGCAATTCAAACAGAGTCCTTCAAGCGGCAGACGGGACTTTTAGAGAAGCTCGTCGCTGAGGAAGAACTTCTTCCTGTTCTTCTGGTTAAAGGAGAAGAAGGGGAAGAAGAAGGAACTCCTGTTGAAGGCACTCTCTCTAAATCGTCTGTCACTTGGCTCACCCCTGAGATGGTTCTCAAGGGAGAGGTGGACCCGCTTATTGGCATGGAAGGGCTTAGTCCTTATAACATGTGAAATATTCAACTAAAAAGCTTTAATATTAGTAATGTTACCGCTTCCAAAAGATTCACATTCATGCTAAGATAGAAAAAGAAATTCATTTAAAAATTTTATTATTTTTATTTTAGATATAGGAAAGAGATGATATTATGCAATATTTAAATGGAGAGCGACCAGAAGAAGGCACACTGGCGCCGATGTTTTATGATAATATTGAGCAAAAAGCTACCTTATACGAGTCTAGCTATTGGCGATATGTAGTAAGAAGTATTTATGCCGCCATGTATTTGGCCTTTGGAACGACAATAGCGATGATGACTGCTCAGTTAGGCAATCAAGTCTTACCAGGCTCTGGGAAATTTCTTTTTGCTTTCTTCTTTGCCTGGACCTTGGTGATGATTGTTTATATGCATGTGGAATTAGGAACGGCCAATATGTTGTTTATGACGGTAGCTGTTCATAAGAAGTATCTTCCCTTGAAGAAAGCGCTCAGTATCTTGATGACTTGCGTTCTCTTTAACTTAATAGGAGGTATTATTTGCGCCTTTATTTTTAGTCAGTCAGCTATCTATCAAAATTTACCCAGTGATCATTTTTTATTTACAGCGGTTTCTGCTAAATTTACGAAATCTGCTTGGACGATCTTCATTGAGGGGATCTTCGCAAATATTATCGTAGCGACTTCTCTAGTGGCAACTACCCGTATGAAGAATGCAGATGGCAGAGTCTGGTCGATCATTTTTATTATCTTTATCTTTGCCTTCTGCGGCTTCGAGCACGTGATTGCGAACTTTGTTTCTTTCCCGATGGCTTTCTTTGCTAATGGAGGTCCCGTAGAAGGAATGACGCTTCTCTCCGTCGCTAAAAATTACGTGTTCACTTTTCTCGGCAATTATGTTGGTGGAGGCTTACTGATCGGTTGGATGTACTCTTGGTTCAGTGAGCGACCGGGGACTTATATTGATTAGTTGAAACTTTCTATTCCACTTATTCCAGGAAAAAAGAATTGACAATCCCCTGATA includes the following:
- a CDS encoding MIP/aquaporin family protein, with the protein product MEQAVLGEFLGTALLILLGNGVVANVSLKDSKGKDAGWLAINIGWGLAVMVAAFASGYLSGAHLNPAVTLAFAIQGSLKWNLVLPYILAQMAGAIVGQVLVYFHYYEHYQVTEDGETILGTFSTGPAIPSDWNNLLSEAIGTFVLVFGILSFTKTTMAPGLGTAVVGALIISIGVSLGGPTGYAINPARDLGPRLVHAFLPMDHKGSSHWEYAWIPVVGPMIGGALAAYAFMMI
- a CDS encoding universal stress protein encodes the protein MYKKYQRILAPVDGSKEAELALKKSIAIALQNDASLIICHVVDTRSIQTSTGYEGILSDELVDQAKSLLADYKKYAEKRGVKEVKTIIDYGSPKIQIAFKLSKENNIDLIMIGATGLNAVERLFIGSVSEYVIRNANCDVLVVRTNLENIEEDD
- a CDS encoding replication-associated recombination protein A → MNSDAPLAYRMRPRQLDEVIGQSHLVAPGKIIWRMVHAQKLSSMILYGPPGIGKTSIASAIAGSTHHAFRQLNAATDNKKALQAAVDEAKFSGGLVLLLDEIHRLDKTKQDYLLPHLEKGTLILIGATTENPYLSINPAIRSRTQIFPLHPLSPEDILQGLDQALADKERGLGDYEIQLDEEARQHFAQSSNGDLRASLNALELAVLSTEKDAQRKIRISLEIAEECLQKKAFSHDSNGDLHYDVISAFQKSIRGSDVDAALLYGARLIEAGDLQSLVRRLIVCAYEDVGLANPEACQRAVTACEAALKVGLPEARIPLANAIIDLSLSPKSNSAILAIDEALSDVRTGKGGLIPDYLKDAHYVGAKNLGHGVNYLYPHDYPSHWVKQAYLPETLRHRHYYKACHTGAYEQALDRENQKRRQRS
- a CDS encoding cysteine desulfurase family protein, which codes for MIYLDYAATTPMDPRVIEAMTQAMQNDFGNASSLYSLGRSAHAKLEKVRQEIASSIHAEASDIIFTSGATEATNSALVQTARRLSGKGKHIITTQVEHASSYRTAHFLQSQGFEVTYLSLDEEGHISLDALKAAVRPDTIMVSILAGNNEVGSLQPIAQIGKFCQEKGLFFYTDTVQTYGHIPIDVDQMGIDGLCVSAHKFYGPKGVGFLYYRKAKRDFTPYIRGGEQEHGLRAGTESLVQILGLGEAVRLLQAEADQNNKHLGEMRAYFLEQAEKKGLNFQVNGPQTVELPHLLNLYWPGHPSDQTLIRLDLEGICISAGSACSAGSLEPSRVLLSMYGPDSPRLRESLRLSFGKQTTREELDKTLDIFAQWV
- the mnmA gene encoding tRNA 2-thiouridine(34) synthase MnmA, translated to MNENKKTRVVLGMSGGVDSSVSALLLKEAGYEVIGLFMKNWDETDDQGVCTATEDYKDVQAVASQIGIPYYSVNFEKEYWNRVFEYFLEEYRKDRTPNPDVMCNKEIKFKAFLDYAMELGADYIAMGHYAQVRRREDGQVELLRGADANKDQTYFLNQLTQSQLQRVIFPIGHLQKAEVRKIAEEHHLATAHKKDSTGVCFIGERNFNQFLSHYLPAQPGQMKTLDGEVMGQHQGLMYYTIGQRKGLGIGGTKGSLNEPWFVIGKNQAKNELYVGQGYHHPYLYADYLLASDISFNQEDFPREDFSCTAKFRYRQKDVEVTVHFLEEDRLKVIFKEPVRAITPGQSVVFYQGKRCLGGATIDAAYKGEEKRQYQ
- a CDS encoding SF1B family DNA helicase RecD2, translated to MQEEEYFVGEVEATFYSNPDNYYRVVRIRIDETNTLYSEKHIVVTGTFISLQEGTTYQFYGHLVDHDRYGVQFQMTRYEQKQVTSKEGLIRYFSSEAFPGIGKVLAERIVEILGMNALTVILNDPDQLDQVKGLTKTKRTLIKEKIKENQGDQQVFLKLAELGLSNQLAAKIYAKYGEESAEVVEDNPYLLVKELQGFGFQKADQLAQRLDFERDDPRRLTAALAFCLESLCYGSGDTKIAKNVLLEETEQILKKGTFSSDIEAQKLEDTLSDLVDIGSLIQEGDFFSLPSLSFAEKGIVRRLTQLQNSGPKLEAKDWNFDQEIQKSEEKLGIHYGPAQKEALKLALSSKVFILTGGPGTGKTTVLKGLIDCYARLHDLSLDPDAYDYGEFPIHLAAPTGRAAKRMSETTNLPASTIHRLLGLTGEEDESQVSESSYGMSIEGDLLIVDEMSMVDTWLFYQLLDQVPNTMQVILVGDQDQLPSVGPGQVLADLLASQRVVSYELDQIYRQDSRSTISLLAHTIKQGKVPKDLTQNQPDRSFFQVSYYQMADFVAQVAQRAIAKGYPKKSVQVLAPMYRGQAGIDQLNTSLQEQLNPNSDGQKREVSFFEQTFRVGDKVLQLQNQPEKNIFNGDIGEITGIFYANETDSETDELVVNFDDHEVTYLRTDFKKLTLAYCTSIHKAQGSEFSIVILPLLGQYRRMLQRNLLYTAITRAKKSLILCGEEKAFACAIQTESFKRQTGLLEKLVAEEELLPVLLVKGEEGEEEGTPVEGTLSKSSVTWLTPEMVLKGEVDPLIGMEGLSPYNM
- a CDS encoding formate/nitrite transporter family protein, with the protein product MQYLNGERPEEGTLAPMFYDNIEQKATLYESSYWRYVVRSIYAAMYLAFGTTIAMMTAQLGNQVLPGSGKFLFAFFFAWTLVMIVYMHVELGTANMLFMTVAVHKKYLPLKKALSILMTCVLFNLIGGIICAFIFSQSAIYQNLPSDHFLFTAVSAKFTKSAWTIFIEGIFANIIVATSLVATTRMKNADGRVWSIIFIIFIFAFCGFEHVIANFVSFPMAFFANGGPVEGMTLLSVAKNYVFTFLGNYVGGGLLIGWMYSWFSERPGTYID